In Aggregicoccus sp. 17bor-14, the following are encoded in one genomic region:
- a CDS encoding DMT family transporter — protein MSQHAVEHERRGRLQADLALLLITAFWGVTFVVVKDALGHADPFTFLALRFATGALLLSLLAGRQVLQPQALRAGGLLAVFLFLGFALQTVGLTSTTASRSAFITGLSVVGVPFVSLVFFRRVPRLPSLVGVVLAVAGLWALTRPDAAGAGGGLTRGDLLTVGCAVAYAFHIAFTEKLAPKQGVMGMVAVQLWGVALLSALCVPLQPGGPRVEWTGSFVMGFLFCGVFASAVAISVQTWGQARTSAVRAALIYSLEPVFAAAYSVLLGYERLGAREALGGGLIMLGVLVAELGAHLLDRFRPGMGERREDAV, from the coding sequence GTGTCCCAGCACGCCGTCGAGCACGAGAGGAGGGGCCGCCTGCAGGCGGACCTCGCGCTCCTGCTCATCACCGCCTTCTGGGGCGTGACCTTCGTGGTGGTGAAGGACGCGCTGGGCCACGCGGACCCCTTCACCTTCCTCGCGTTGCGCTTCGCCACCGGGGCGCTGCTGCTCTCGCTGCTCGCGGGGCGCCAGGTGCTGCAGCCTCAGGCGCTGCGCGCGGGCGGCCTGCTCGCGGTGTTCCTCTTCCTCGGCTTCGCGCTGCAGACGGTGGGGCTCACCAGCACCACCGCGAGCCGCAGCGCCTTCATCACCGGCCTGAGCGTGGTGGGCGTGCCCTTCGTGTCGCTCGTGTTCTTCCGCCGTGTGCCGCGCCTGCCGTCCCTGGTGGGCGTGGTGCTCGCGGTGGCGGGGCTGTGGGCGCTCACCCGGCCGGATGCGGCCGGGGCGGGTGGGGGCCTCACCCGCGGGGACCTCCTCACCGTGGGCTGCGCCGTGGCCTACGCCTTCCACATCGCGTTCACCGAGAAGCTCGCCCCGAAGCAGGGGGTGATGGGCATGGTGGCGGTGCAGCTGTGGGGCGTGGCGCTGCTCTCGGCCCTGTGTGTGCCCTTGCAGCCCGGGGGCCCGCGGGTGGAGTGGACGGGCTCCTTCGTCATGGGCTTCCTCTTCTGCGGCGTCTTCGCGAGCGCCGTGGCCATCAGCGTGCAGACCTGGGGGCAGGCGCGCACCAGCGCGGTGCGCGCGGCGCTCATCTACTCGCTGGAGCCCGTGTTCGCGGCCGCCTACTCGGTGCTCCTGGGCTACGAGCGGCTCGGGGCGCGCGAGGCCCTGGGCGGCGGGCTGATCATGCTCGGCGTCCTGGTCGCCGAGCTGGGGGCCCACCTCCTGGACCGCTTCCGGCCGGGGATGGGGGAGCGTCGGGAGGACGCGGTATAA
- a CDS encoding YncE family protein: MSQLLALPLLLALQVPSAPTSIPLPGEAPVAMDYLAFDPATHRVLLPAGNTGRLDVVDTTTGKLTALESFPTAKRGERTVGLSSVTVGEGSVFVGNRADWTVCALEQRSLAREGCVKLASQPDGVMYVPATKEVWVTLPEAHAMEVLDVKNPASPAVVARVPLAGEPEGYALDAARGLVYTNLEDADRTVVIDARARRVLDTWKPGCGEAGPRGLAFDASHRQLAVACTDRVKLLDAAHAGAIRAELGTGGGVDNPAWDAAHHRLYVASGKTATLTIVDLSHAGELRKVASAPTAQGGRNVAVDADGTAYVPDSRGGRLVVVRFPR; the protein is encoded by the coding sequence ATGTCCCAACTGCTCGCGTTGCCGCTGCTCCTCGCACTCCAGGTGCCCTCCGCTCCGACGTCGATTCCCCTCCCGGGCGAGGCGCCCGTGGCGATGGACTACCTCGCCTTCGACCCTGCCACGCACCGGGTGCTGTTGCCGGCCGGCAACACGGGCCGCCTCGACGTGGTGGATACGACCACCGGGAAGCTCACGGCGCTCGAGAGCTTCCCCACGGCGAAGCGCGGCGAGCGCACGGTCGGGCTCAGCTCGGTCACCGTGGGTGAGGGCTCGGTCTTCGTGGGCAACCGCGCGGACTGGACCGTGTGCGCCCTGGAGCAGCGCTCGCTCGCGCGCGAGGGCTGCGTGAAGCTCGCCTCCCAGCCCGACGGCGTCATGTACGTGCCCGCGACGAAGGAGGTGTGGGTGACGCTGCCGGAAGCCCACGCCATGGAGGTGCTCGACGTGAAGAATCCGGCTAGCCCTGCCGTCGTGGCGCGGGTGCCGCTCGCAGGAGAGCCGGAGGGCTACGCGCTGGATGCGGCGCGCGGGCTCGTCTACACGAACCTGGAGGACGCGGACCGCACCGTGGTCATCGACGCGCGCGCCCGCCGGGTGCTCGACACGTGGAAGCCCGGCTGCGGCGAGGCGGGCCCGCGCGGGCTCGCCTTCGATGCCTCCCACCGCCAGCTCGCGGTCGCGTGCACCGACCGGGTGAAGCTGCTGGACGCCGCGCACGCAGGCGCGATTCGCGCGGAGCTGGGGACGGGCGGCGGCGTGGACAACCCCGCCTGGGACGCGGCGCACCACCGCCTCTACGTCGCGAGCGGGAAGACCGCGACGCTGACCATCGTCGACCTGAGCCACGCCGGAGAGCTGCGCAAGGTGGCGAGCGCTCCGACCGCGCAGGGCGGGCGAAACGTTGCGGTGGACGCGGACGGCACGGCCTACGTGCCCGACTCGCGCGGAGGCCGGCTCGTGGTGGTCCGCTTTCCGCGCTGA
- a CDS encoding MBL fold metallo-hydrolase — translation MSVELKRTGLHLTGTPLSLDAIRKTPLSFVSHAHSDHIARHERTIATAATLRLMAHRLGELSAPLPAPYNRPFELGPLVLELLPAGHILGSAQLRVTRADGQRIVFTGDLNLVPSLTAERAQVAECDTLIIESTFGHPRYAFPPREETLGRVEAWVREQLERGVTPVLLGYALGKSQEAMKFLAGRGFKLAAHASIYEVAELYAEFGVPIENLRKFNGTVQPDEVVFYPPHLARKGGLAPIWPRATAVLTGWAMDPGCALRYGAQVAFPLSDHADCQSLVKYAKETGATDVITHHGFAEELAQALKDAGVDARPLGKPQQLALL, via the coding sequence ATGAGCGTCGAGCTGAAGCGAACCGGCCTGCACCTGACGGGCACCCCCCTGTCCCTGGATGCAATCCGCAAGACCCCCCTGTCCTTCGTCAGCCACGCGCACTCGGATCACATTGCCCGCCACGAGCGCACCATCGCAACGGCGGCCACGCTGCGCCTCATGGCGCACCGGCTCGGCGAGCTGAGCGCGCCCCTGCCCGCGCCCTACAACCGCCCCTTCGAGCTGGGGCCGCTGGTGCTCGAGCTGCTGCCGGCGGGCCACATCCTGGGCAGCGCGCAGCTGCGCGTGACGCGCGCGGATGGCCAGCGCATCGTCTTCACCGGCGACCTGAATCTCGTGCCCAGCCTCACCGCGGAGCGCGCGCAGGTGGCCGAGTGCGACACGCTCATCATCGAGAGCACCTTCGGCCATCCGCGCTACGCCTTCCCGCCGCGCGAGGAGACGCTGGGGCGGGTGGAGGCCTGGGTGCGCGAGCAGCTCGAGCGCGGCGTGACGCCGGTGCTGCTCGGCTACGCGCTGGGCAAGAGCCAGGAGGCGATGAAGTTCCTCGCGGGGCGCGGCTTCAAGCTCGCGGCGCACGCCTCCATCTACGAGGTGGCGGAGCTGTACGCGGAGTTCGGCGTCCCCATCGAGAACCTGCGCAAGTTCAACGGCACCGTGCAGCCGGACGAGGTGGTGTTCTACCCGCCGCACCTCGCGCGCAAGGGAGGGCTCGCGCCCATCTGGCCGCGCGCGACCGCGGTGCTCACCGGCTGGGCGATGGACCCCGGCTGCGCTCTGCGCTACGGCGCGCAGGTGGCCTTCCCCCTGAGCGACCACGCGGACTGCCAGAGCCTCGTGAAGTACGCGAAGGAGACCGGGGCCACGGACGTCATCACGCACCACGGCTTCGCCGAGGAATTGGCCCAGGCGCTCAAGGACGCGGGCGTGGATGCGCGGCCGCTGGGCAAGCCGCAGCAGCTCGCACTGCTGTAG
- a CDS encoding long-chain-fatty-acid--CoA ligase, which produces MLGQMMNEPLLISGQIEFAARFHAATEVVTRTVEGPIARSTWGEVARRVRRLAHALEQLGVKPGDRIATLGWNTQRHLELYFAVSGIGAVLHTLNPRLPPEQLRYIVDHAGDTVLCFDTTFLKLAQFLAQQGTALRHFVALTDAAHLPQGVGLPELRDYEGLLAGHPDTFRWPLLDEGTASSLCYTSGTAGNPKGVLYSHRSTVLHSYAISMADTLAISAQDVTLPVVPMFHVNAWGVPYAAAMTGSKLVLPGPGLDGASLLELIDSEGVTSLLGVPTVWLALLQHLRSVGRKLSGVEKVTIDGSACPPSMIEAFEREHGARVIHAWGMTEMSPVGTANVLLPKHRALAPEAQLALKAKQGRPVFGVDLRLVDDAGNVLPHDGRTPGHLQVHGPWVASAYFRRDPDEAHQDGWFFTGDIATVDPDGYMQITDRSKDVIKSGGEWVSSIELENAAMSHPAVAQAAAIGVPHPKWQERPLLVVVRAPGKELTREELLRHLETRLVKWWMPDAVEFVDALPLGGTGKVLKRELRQRFASYALE; this is translated from the coding sequence ATGCTGGGTCAGATGATGAACGAGCCCCTGCTCATCTCGGGGCAGATCGAGTTCGCGGCGCGCTTCCACGCCGCCACCGAGGTCGTCACCCGCACGGTGGAGGGCCCCATCGCGCGCTCCACCTGGGGGGAGGTGGCCCGCCGCGTGCGCCGGCTCGCGCACGCGCTCGAGCAGCTGGGGGTGAAGCCCGGAGACCGCATCGCCACGCTGGGGTGGAACACGCAGCGCCACCTGGAGCTGTACTTCGCCGTGTCCGGCATCGGCGCGGTGCTGCACACGCTCAACCCGCGCCTGCCGCCGGAGCAGCTGCGCTACATCGTGGACCACGCCGGGGACACGGTGCTGTGCTTCGACACCACCTTCCTCAAGCTCGCCCAGTTCCTCGCGCAGCAGGGCACGGCGCTGCGCCACTTCGTCGCCCTCACGGATGCGGCCCACCTGCCGCAGGGCGTGGGGCTCCCCGAGCTGCGCGACTACGAGGGGCTCCTCGCCGGCCACCCGGACACCTTCCGCTGGCCCCTGCTCGACGAGGGCACGGCCTCCTCGCTCTGCTACACCTCGGGCACCGCGGGCAACCCGAAGGGCGTGCTCTACTCGCACCGCTCCACCGTGCTGCACTCGTACGCCATCTCCATGGCGGACACGCTCGCCATCTCCGCGCAGGACGTGACGCTACCCGTGGTGCCCATGTTCCACGTCAACGCGTGGGGCGTGCCCTACGCGGCGGCGATGACCGGCTCCAAGCTGGTGCTGCCCGGCCCCGGGCTGGATGGCGCGAGTCTGCTCGAGCTCATCGACTCGGAAGGGGTGACGAGCCTGCTCGGCGTGCCCACGGTGTGGCTCGCACTCCTGCAGCACCTGCGCAGCGTGGGCCGGAAGCTCAGCGGCGTGGAGAAGGTCACCATCGACGGCTCCGCGTGTCCTCCGAGCATGATCGAGGCCTTCGAGCGCGAGCACGGCGCCCGCGTCATCCACGCCTGGGGCATGACGGAGATGAGCCCGGTGGGCACCGCGAACGTGCTGCTGCCCAAGCACCGCGCGCTCGCGCCCGAGGCGCAGCTCGCGCTGAAGGCGAAGCAGGGTCGGCCCGTGTTCGGCGTGGACCTGCGGCTCGTGGACGATGCGGGCAACGTGCTGCCGCACGACGGGAGGACCCCCGGCCACCTGCAGGTGCACGGGCCGTGGGTGGCGAGCGCCTACTTCCGGCGCGACCCGGACGAGGCGCACCAGGACGGCTGGTTCTTCACCGGGGACATCGCCACGGTGGACCCGGACGGCTACATGCAGATCACCGACCGCAGCAAGGACGTCATCAAGTCCGGCGGCGAGTGGGTGAGCAGCATCGAGCTGGAGAACGCCGCGATGTCGCATCCCGCGGTGGCCCAGGCGGCCGCCATCGGGGTGCCGCACCCGAAGTGGCAGGAGCGGCCGCTGCTCGTCGTCGTCCGGGCGCCCGGCAAGGAGCTCACCCGCGAGGAGCTCCTGCGCCACCTGGAGACCCGGCTGGTGAAGTGGTGGATGCCGGATGCGGTGGAGTTCGTGGACGCGCTGCCGCTCGGAGGCACCGGAAAGGTGCTCAAGCGCGAGCTGCGCCAGCGCTTCGCGAGCTACGCGCTGGAGTGA